In Ctenopharyngodon idella isolate HZGC_01 chromosome 20, HZGC01, whole genome shotgun sequence, the following proteins share a genomic window:
- the adgrg6 gene encoding adhesion G-protein coupled receptor G6 isoform X6 gives MISLISGRWWRWKFQKALTVFVLLICFSTTVAQSCQSSVSCNVVLTDSQGSFTSPCYPNDYPPSQACKWTIQAPAGFIVQITFLDFELEEAHGCIYDRIVISTGTSDAKFCGLTPNGLTLNSSGNVMEVSFNSDFSVQKKGFHISYKQVAVALRSQKVTMPKSSKSIVRVSNSVSIPVLTAFTVCFEIARTAQKSTETIFTLSDAAGTSILAFEKTTRGMELFIGGSYCSVNDILTSSDITSSMTPICLTWTKSSGHVAVYFGGRYKANTCSTSQVYTLRGGDILQLAGKGSSSVSVDDQNLDGFIYNFRLWDYAMLLSELSALTCDVVGNVVDWDHRFWTIPGSYTQTDSTLSCSTAIATLSPETPGCASPGLGCPATLTVTTASIATTNMIPTNATTHAITTTLSYTTTSSMPLTTTSVLLIPTTSAKTTTTTTEEIFYRISLVVIDEQANTPSDVKMMISQWLNQTFQNWIYRVYVNSVSLQPDTVLSRAATIRQTYMALLVYKNTTDASLTEAEIENRLRNAPVIGNGLILDSVFVNLMENCQPEEFPFHYRWPESRPTVTQYIPCFPYKEQNASRTCMISQYNYTSFWALPDRGNCTNITSISVSQENAMEVAVQLADITNNELSKEEVAQIVSKLKELVNIAKINATLASTVVTIISNVMVSSDDAQKDASETALKAVDDMVHKIEFDGPSLTITSKYLAVGVSALNTSNFNGTTFSAFIATNTTDPQIDFESEAQNALAVVTLPPTLLHNLSNSLMERVSRINFMFFTKTGLFQQFGSLMDQQSNGKSLNSYVVASSVGNFTIKNLQDPVKIEIAHLEYKRDPKPLCVFWDFNLKSEDRTGGWNSEGCLVSPESNSNRTVCLCNHLTHFGILMDISGASAQIDEKNNRVLTFITYIGCGISAIFSAATLLTYIAFEKLRRDYPSKILMNLSTSLLFLNMVFLLDGWLASYDIEGLCVTVAVFLHFFLLTSFTWMGLESIHMYIALVKVFNTYIRRYILKFCIVGWGVPAAIVGIVLAVSKNSYGKKYYGKAENGQGTSEFCWINSPVVFYVTCVGYFSMIFLMNVAMFIVVMIQICGRNGKRSNRTLREEILRNLRSVVSLTFLLGMTWGFAFFAWGPVSLAFMYLFSIFNSLQGLFIFVFHCALKENVQKQWRRYLCCGKFRLADNSDWSKTATNNTKKVSSDNLGKSLSSSSFGSTTANWTSKAKATLNPFARHSNAGKSFSNQSSPKCSPSDGEASSSILPVHQVLDKVKGYCSVRSDNFYKNIIMSDSFSNSTKF, from the exons TAGCTCAGAGCTGCCAGAGTAGCGTCAGCTGCAATGTGGTGCTCACCGACTCCCAGGGCTCTTTTACCTCCCCCTGCTACCCCAATGACTACCCACCCAGTCAGGCCTGCAAGTGGACCATACAGGCCCCGGCCGGCTTTATAGTGCAGATCACCTTCCTAGATTTTGAACTCGAGGAAGCACACGGCTGCATCTATGACCGCATCGTCATCAGCACTGGCACGAGTGATGCCAAATTTTGCGGCTTAACACCCAATGGACTAACTCTCAACTCCAGTGGCAATGTGATGGAGGTTTCCTTTAACTCAGACTTTAGTGTCCAAAAGAAAGGCTTCCATATCAGTTACAAGCAAG TGGCAGTGGCACTGAGGAGCCAGAAGGTCACAATGCCAAAGAGCAGCAAGAGTATAGTGAGAGTGTCCAATTCAGTCTCCATTCCTGTTCTCACTGCGTTTACTGTGTGCTTTGAGATCGCCCGCACAGCCCAGAAGAGCACAGAGACCATCTTTACCTTGTCTGATGCTGCTGGGACATCCATATTGGCATTTGAAAAAACAACGAGAGGCATGGAGCTGTTCATAGGCGGTTCCTACTGTTCTGTGAACGACATACTCACTAGCTCAGATATCACATCCAGCATGACGCCCATCTGCCTCACCTGGACCAAGTCTTCTGGCCATGTGGCAGTGTACTTTGGAGGCCGCTATAAAGCCAACACCTGCTCAACCTCTCAGGTTTACACCCTGCGGGGTGGGGATATCCTCCAGCTTGCAGGAAAAGGGTCAAGCTCAGTCAGTGTGGATGATCAGAATTTGGATGGCTTCATTTATAATTTCCGATTGTGGGATTACGCCATGCTCTTATCTGAGCTGTCTGCCCTCACCTGTGATGTTGTGGGTAATGTCGTTGACTGGGATCATCGCTTCTGGACTATCCCGGGCAGTTACACGCAGACTGACAGCACACTCAGCTGTA GCACTGCCATAGCAACTCTTTCCCCGGAAACCCCAGGTTGTGCCTCCCCCGGACTTGGCTGCCCAG CAACATTAACTGTTACCACCGCATCCATTGCCACCACTAACATGATTCCTACTAATGCAACAACCCACG CTATTACTACTACTCTTTCATACACAACTACTTCTAGCATGCCTCTAACCACAACTTCTG TTCTACTCATACCCACCACTAGTGCTAAAACAACAACTACAACTACTG AGGAAATTTTCTACAGAATATCCCTTGTGGTTATTGATGAACAAGCAAACACCCCCAGCGATGTTAAGATGATGATATCTCAATGG CTTAATCAAACGTTTCAGAACTGGATCTACAGAGTTTATGTTAATAGTGTCAG TCTCCAACCTGACACTGTTCTCTCAAGGGCCGCAACGATTCG ACAAACCTACATGGCCCTGCTGGTGTATAAGAATACCACTGATGCAAGTCTGACCGAGGCAGAGATTGAGAACAGGCTGAGAAATGCCCCTGTAATTGGAAATGGCTTAATATTGGACAGTGTGTTCGTGAATTTAATGG AAAACTGCCAGCCAGAGGAGTTCCCATTCCACTACAGATGGCCAGAGAGCAGACCCACAGTCACCCAGTATATCCCCTGCTTCCCTTACAAAGAGCAAAACGCATCCAGGACTTG CATGATTAGCCAGTATAATTACACATCATTTTGGGCTCTCCCTGACCGTGGAAACTGCACTAATATAACAAGCATTTCAGTTTCACAAG AGAATGCAATGGAAGTGGCCGTGCAGCTTGCTGACATCACTAATAATGAGCTCTCTAAGGAGGAGGTGGCACAGATTGTCTCCAAGTTGAAAGAGCTTGTGAACATAGCCAAAATCAACGCCACCCTGGCCAGCACTGTGGTCACTATCATCTCCAACGTCATGGTCAGCTCAGATGACGCTCAAAAGGACGCCTCAGAGAC AGCTCTCAAAGCAGTGGATGACATGGTGCATAAGATTGAATTTGATGGACCCTCACTGACCATCACATCCAAATATCTGGCTGTGGGAGTTTCTGCCCTCAACACCAGCAATTTTAATGGGACCACTTTCAGTGCGTTTATAGCCACAAACACGACAGACCCTCAG ATCGATTTTGAGTCTGAGGCCCAGAACGCTTTGGCTGTGGTCACTCTACCTCCAACACTGCTGCACAACCTGAGTAATTCACTAATGGAGAGAGTGTCCAGAATAAACTTTATGTTCTTCACCAAGACAGGGCTCTTTCAG CAATTTGGATCATTAATG gATCAGCAAAGTAATGGCAAGTCCTTGAACAGCTATGTGGTGGCTAGCAGTGTTGGCAACTTCACAATCAAAAACCTGCAGGATCCCGTCAAGATAGAGATTGCACATTTGGAGTACAAG AGAGATCCAAAGCCTCTTTGTGTGTTTTGGGATTTCAACCTTAAAAGTGAgg ATCGCACAGGGGGCTGGAATAGTGAAGGCTGTCTGGTCAGTCCGGAGTCCAACAGCAACAGGACCGTCTGCTTGTGTAATCACCTCACACACTTTGGCATTCTAATG GACATCTCTGGAGCTTCTGCGCAGATAGATGAGAAGAACAACAGGGTTCTTACCTTCATTACCTACATCGGCTGTGGCATCTCAGCCATTTTTTCAGCAGCAACACTGCTCACATACATCGCTTTTGA GAAGTTGCGGCGAGACTATCCTTCCAAGATCCTGATGAATCTCAGCACGTCACTGCTCTTCCTCAACATGGTGTTTCTTCTGGATGGCTGGTTGGCTTCGTACGACATTGAGGGATTGTGTGTGACAGTTGCTGTTTTTCTGCACTTTTTTCTTCTCACTTCCTTCACCTGGATGGGCTTGGAGTCCATCCACATGTACATTGCCCTGGTCAAGGTCTTCAACACCTACATCCGGCGATACATCCTCAAGTTTTGCATCGTGGGATGGG GTGTCCCTGCTGCAATTGTTGGAATTGTGTTGGCTGTGAGCAAAAATtcttatggaaaaaaatattatggaaAAGCAGAGAATGGACAGGGCACATCAGAATT TTGTTGGATTAATAGTCCGGTGGTATTCTACGTGACGTGCGTGGGCTACTTTTCCATGATCTTCCTGATGAATGTTGCCATGTTCATCGTGGTCATGATCCAGATCTGCGGGCGTAACGGCAAGCGCAGCAACCGAACACTCCGAGAGGAGATCTTACGTAACCTGCGAAGTGTGGTCAGCCTGACTTTCTTGCTGGGCATGACCTGGGGCTTTGCTTTTTTCGCCTGGGGTCCGGTCAGCCTGGCCTTCATGTACCTCTTCTCCATTTTCAACTCCTTACAGG gATTATTCATATTTGTGTTCCACTGTGCCCTGAAAGAAAATGTACAGAAGCAATGGAGAAGATATTTGTGCTGTGGAAAGTTCCGCTTGGCAGATAATTCAG ACTGGAGCAAGACTGCCACTAATAATACCAAGAAAGTGAGCTCTGATAACCTGGGAAAGTCCCTCTCCTCCAGTTCTTTTGGCTCCACTACAGCCAACTGGACGTCTAAAGCCAAAGCTACACTAAACCCCTTTGCCAGGCACAGTAATGCAG GTAAAAGTTTCTCCAATCAGAGCAGTCCCAAATGCAGCCCTTCCGACGGAGAGGCTTCCTCGTCCATCCTCCCCGTGCACCAGGTCTTGGACAAGGTAAAGGGCTACTGCTCCGTGCGCTCGGACAACTTCTACAAAAACATCATCATGTCAGACAGCTTTAGCAATAGCACTAAATTCTAG
- the adgrg6 gene encoding adhesion G-protein coupled receptor G6 isoform X2, which yields MISLISGRWWRWKFQKALTVFVLLICFSTTAQSCQSSVSCNVVLTDSQGSFTSPCYPNDYPPSQACKWTIQAPAGFIVQITFLDFELEEAHGCIYDRIVISTGTSDAKFCGLTPNGLTLNSSGNVMEVSFNSDFSVQKKGFHISYKQVAVALRSQKVTMPKSSKSIVRVSNSVSIPVLTAFTVCFEIARTAQKSTETIFTLSDAAGTSILAFEKTTRGMELFIGGSYCSVNDILTSSDITSSMTPICLTWTKSSGHVAVYFGGRYKANTCSTSQVYTLRGGDILQLAGKGSSSVSVDDQNLDGFIYNFRLWDYAMLLSELSALTCDVVGNVVDWDHRFWTIPGSYTQTDSTLSCICYPNCIHLTASTSGTAIATLSPETPGCASPGLGCPATLTVTTASIATTNMIPTNATTHAITTTLSYTTTSSMPLTTTSVLLIPTTSAKTTTTTTEEIFYRISLVVIDEQANTPSDVKMMISQWLNQTFQNWIYRVYVNSVSLQPDTVLSRAATIRQTYMALLVYKNTTDASLTEAEIENRLRNAPVIGNGLILDSVFVNLMENCQPEEFPFHYRWPESRPTVTQYIPCFPYKEQNASRTCMISQYNYTSFWALPDRGNCTNITSISVSQENAMEVAVQLADITNNELSKEEVAQIVSKLKELVNIAKINATLASTVVTIISNVMVSSDDAQKDASETALKAVDDMVHKIEFDGPSLTITSKYLAVGVSALNTSNFNGTTFSAFIATNTTDPQIDFESEAQNALAVVTLPPTLLHNLSNSLMERVSRINFMFFTKTGLFQQFGSLMDQQSNGKSLNSYVVASSVGNFTIKNLQDPVKIEIAHLEYKRDPKPLCVFWDFNLKSEDRTGGWNSEGCLVSPESNSNRTVCLCNHLTHFGILMDISGASAQIDEKNNRVLTFITYIGCGISAIFSAATLLTYIAFEKLRRDYPSKILMNLSTSLLFLNMVFLLDGWLASYDIEGLCVTVAVFLHFFLLTSFTWMGLESIHMYIALVKVFNTYIRRYILKFCIVGWGVPAAIVGIVLAVSKNSYGKKYYGKAENGQGTSEFCWINSPVVFYVTCVGYFSMIFLMNVAMFIVVMIQICGRNGKRSNRTLREEILRNLRSVVSLTFLLGMTWGFAFFAWGPVSLAFMYLFSIFNSLQGLFIFVFHCALKENVQKQWRRYLCCGKFRLADNSDWSKTATNNTKKVSSDNLGKSLSSSSFGSTTANWTSKAKATLNPFARHSNAGKSFSNQSSPKCSPSDGEASSSILPVHQVLDKVKGYCSVRSDNFYKNIIMSDSFSNSTKF from the exons CTCAGAGCTGCCAGAGTAGCGTCAGCTGCAATGTGGTGCTCACCGACTCCCAGGGCTCTTTTACCTCCCCCTGCTACCCCAATGACTACCCACCCAGTCAGGCCTGCAAGTGGACCATACAGGCCCCGGCCGGCTTTATAGTGCAGATCACCTTCCTAGATTTTGAACTCGAGGAAGCACACGGCTGCATCTATGACCGCATCGTCATCAGCACTGGCACGAGTGATGCCAAATTTTGCGGCTTAACACCCAATGGACTAACTCTCAACTCCAGTGGCAATGTGATGGAGGTTTCCTTTAACTCAGACTTTAGTGTCCAAAAGAAAGGCTTCCATATCAGTTACAAGCAAG TGGCAGTGGCACTGAGGAGCCAGAAGGTCACAATGCCAAAGAGCAGCAAGAGTATAGTGAGAGTGTCCAATTCAGTCTCCATTCCTGTTCTCACTGCGTTTACTGTGTGCTTTGAGATCGCCCGCACAGCCCAGAAGAGCACAGAGACCATCTTTACCTTGTCTGATGCTGCTGGGACATCCATATTGGCATTTGAAAAAACAACGAGAGGCATGGAGCTGTTCATAGGCGGTTCCTACTGTTCTGTGAACGACATACTCACTAGCTCAGATATCACATCCAGCATGACGCCCATCTGCCTCACCTGGACCAAGTCTTCTGGCCATGTGGCAGTGTACTTTGGAGGCCGCTATAAAGCCAACACCTGCTCAACCTCTCAGGTTTACACCCTGCGGGGTGGGGATATCCTCCAGCTTGCAGGAAAAGGGTCAAGCTCAGTCAGTGTGGATGATCAGAATTTGGATGGCTTCATTTATAATTTCCGATTGTGGGATTACGCCATGCTCTTATCTGAGCTGTCTGCCCTCACCTGTGATGTTGTGGGTAATGTCGTTGACTGGGATCATCGCTTCTGGACTATCCCGGGCAGTTACACGCAGACTGACAGCACACTCAGCTGTA TCTGTTACCCAAATTGCATTCACTTAACAGCTTCAACTAGTG GCACTGCCATAGCAACTCTTTCCCCGGAAACCCCAGGTTGTGCCTCCCCCGGACTTGGCTGCCCAG CAACATTAACTGTTACCACCGCATCCATTGCCACCACTAACATGATTCCTACTAATGCAACAACCCACG CTATTACTACTACTCTTTCATACACAACTACTTCTAGCATGCCTCTAACCACAACTTCTG TTCTACTCATACCCACCACTAGTGCTAAAACAACAACTACAACTACTG AGGAAATTTTCTACAGAATATCCCTTGTGGTTATTGATGAACAAGCAAACACCCCCAGCGATGTTAAGATGATGATATCTCAATGG CTTAATCAAACGTTTCAGAACTGGATCTACAGAGTTTATGTTAATAGTGTCAG TCTCCAACCTGACACTGTTCTCTCAAGGGCCGCAACGATTCG ACAAACCTACATGGCCCTGCTGGTGTATAAGAATACCACTGATGCAAGTCTGACCGAGGCAGAGATTGAGAACAGGCTGAGAAATGCCCCTGTAATTGGAAATGGCTTAATATTGGACAGTGTGTTCGTGAATTTAATGG AAAACTGCCAGCCAGAGGAGTTCCCATTCCACTACAGATGGCCAGAGAGCAGACCCACAGTCACCCAGTATATCCCCTGCTTCCCTTACAAAGAGCAAAACGCATCCAGGACTTG CATGATTAGCCAGTATAATTACACATCATTTTGGGCTCTCCCTGACCGTGGAAACTGCACTAATATAACAAGCATTTCAGTTTCACAAG AGAATGCAATGGAAGTGGCCGTGCAGCTTGCTGACATCACTAATAATGAGCTCTCTAAGGAGGAGGTGGCACAGATTGTCTCCAAGTTGAAAGAGCTTGTGAACATAGCCAAAATCAACGCCACCCTGGCCAGCACTGTGGTCACTATCATCTCCAACGTCATGGTCAGCTCAGATGACGCTCAAAAGGACGCCTCAGAGAC AGCTCTCAAAGCAGTGGATGACATGGTGCATAAGATTGAATTTGATGGACCCTCACTGACCATCACATCCAAATATCTGGCTGTGGGAGTTTCTGCCCTCAACACCAGCAATTTTAATGGGACCACTTTCAGTGCGTTTATAGCCACAAACACGACAGACCCTCAG ATCGATTTTGAGTCTGAGGCCCAGAACGCTTTGGCTGTGGTCACTCTACCTCCAACACTGCTGCACAACCTGAGTAATTCACTAATGGAGAGAGTGTCCAGAATAAACTTTATGTTCTTCACCAAGACAGGGCTCTTTCAG CAATTTGGATCATTAATG gATCAGCAAAGTAATGGCAAGTCCTTGAACAGCTATGTGGTGGCTAGCAGTGTTGGCAACTTCACAATCAAAAACCTGCAGGATCCCGTCAAGATAGAGATTGCACATTTGGAGTACAAG AGAGATCCAAAGCCTCTTTGTGTGTTTTGGGATTTCAACCTTAAAAGTGAgg ATCGCACAGGGGGCTGGAATAGTGAAGGCTGTCTGGTCAGTCCGGAGTCCAACAGCAACAGGACCGTCTGCTTGTGTAATCACCTCACACACTTTGGCATTCTAATG GACATCTCTGGAGCTTCTGCGCAGATAGATGAGAAGAACAACAGGGTTCTTACCTTCATTACCTACATCGGCTGTGGCATCTCAGCCATTTTTTCAGCAGCAACACTGCTCACATACATCGCTTTTGA GAAGTTGCGGCGAGACTATCCTTCCAAGATCCTGATGAATCTCAGCACGTCACTGCTCTTCCTCAACATGGTGTTTCTTCTGGATGGCTGGTTGGCTTCGTACGACATTGAGGGATTGTGTGTGACAGTTGCTGTTTTTCTGCACTTTTTTCTTCTCACTTCCTTCACCTGGATGGGCTTGGAGTCCATCCACATGTACATTGCCCTGGTCAAGGTCTTCAACACCTACATCCGGCGATACATCCTCAAGTTTTGCATCGTGGGATGGG GTGTCCCTGCTGCAATTGTTGGAATTGTGTTGGCTGTGAGCAAAAATtcttatggaaaaaaatattatggaaAAGCAGAGAATGGACAGGGCACATCAGAATT TTGTTGGATTAATAGTCCGGTGGTATTCTACGTGACGTGCGTGGGCTACTTTTCCATGATCTTCCTGATGAATGTTGCCATGTTCATCGTGGTCATGATCCAGATCTGCGGGCGTAACGGCAAGCGCAGCAACCGAACACTCCGAGAGGAGATCTTACGTAACCTGCGAAGTGTGGTCAGCCTGACTTTCTTGCTGGGCATGACCTGGGGCTTTGCTTTTTTCGCCTGGGGTCCGGTCAGCCTGGCCTTCATGTACCTCTTCTCCATTTTCAACTCCTTACAGG gATTATTCATATTTGTGTTCCACTGTGCCCTGAAAGAAAATGTACAGAAGCAATGGAGAAGATATTTGTGCTGTGGAAAGTTCCGCTTGGCAGATAATTCAG ACTGGAGCAAGACTGCCACTAATAATACCAAGAAAGTGAGCTCTGATAACCTGGGAAAGTCCCTCTCCTCCAGTTCTTTTGGCTCCACTACAGCCAACTGGACGTCTAAAGCCAAAGCTACACTAAACCCCTTTGCCAGGCACAGTAATGCAG GTAAAAGTTTCTCCAATCAGAGCAGTCCCAAATGCAGCCCTTCCGACGGAGAGGCTTCCTCGTCCATCCTCCCCGTGCACCAGGTCTTGGACAAGGTAAAGGGCTACTGCTCCGTGCGCTCGGACAACTTCTACAAAAACATCATCATGTCAGACAGCTTTAGCAATAGCACTAAATTCTAG
- the adgrg6 gene encoding adhesion G-protein coupled receptor G6 isoform X18 produces MISLISGRWWRWKFQKALTVFVLLICFSTTVAVALRSQKVTMPKSSKSIVRVSNSVSIPVLTAFTVCFEIARTAQKSTETIFTLSDAAGTSILAFEKTTRGMELFIGGSYCSVNDILTSSDITSSMTPICLTWTKSSGHVAVYFGGRYKANTCSTSQVYTLRGGDILQLAGKGSSSVSVDDQNLDGFIYNFRLWDYAMLLSELSALTCDVVGNVVDWDHRFWTIPGSYTQTDSTLSCICYPNCIHLTASTSGTAIATLSPETPGCASPGLGCPATLTVTTASIATTNMIPTNATTHAITTTLSYTTTSSMPLTTTSVLLIPTTSAKTTTTTTEEIFYRISLVVIDEQANTPSDVKMMISQWLNQTFQNWIYRVYVNSVSLQPDTVLSRAATIRQTYMALLVYKNTTDASLTEAEIENRLRNAPVIGNGLILDSVFVNLMENCQPEEFPFHYRWPESRPTVTQYIPCFPYKEQNASRTCMISQYNYTSFWALPDRGNCTNITSISVSQENAMEVAVQLADITNNELSKEEVAQIVSKLKELVNIAKINATLASTVVTIISNVMVSSDDAQKDASETALKAVDDMVHKIEFDGPSLTITSKYLAVGVSALNTSNFNGTTFSAFIATNTTDPQIDFESEAQNALAVVTLPPTLLHNLSNSLMERVSRINFMFFTKTGLFQQFGSLMDQQSNGKSLNSYVVASSVGNFTIKNLQDPVKIEIAHLEYKRDPKPLCVFWDFNLKSEDRTGGWNSEGCLVSPESNSNRTVCLCNHLTHFGILMDISGASAQIDEKNNRVLTFITYIGCGISAIFSAATLLTYIAFEKLRRDYPSKILMNLSTSLLFLNMVFLLDGWLASYDIEGLCVTVAVFLHFFLLTSFTWMGLESIHMYIALVKVFNTYIRRYILKFCIVGWGVPAAIVGIVLAVSKNSYGKKYYGKAENGQGTSEFCWINSPVVFYVTCVGYFSMIFLMNVAMFIVVMIQICGRNGKRSNRTLREEILRNLRSVVSLTFLLGMTWGFAFFAWGPVSLAFMYLFSIFNSLQGLFIFVFHCALKENVQKQWRRYLCCGKFRLADNSDWSKTATNNTKKVSSDNLGKSLSSSSFGSTTANWTSKAKATLNPFARHSNAGKSFSNQSSPKCSPSDGEASSSILPVHQVLDKVKGYCSVRSDNFYKNIIMSDSFSNSTKF; encoded by the exons TGGCAGTGGCACTGAGGAGCCAGAAGGTCACAATGCCAAAGAGCAGCAAGAGTATAGTGAGAGTGTCCAATTCAGTCTCCATTCCTGTTCTCACTGCGTTTACTGTGTGCTTTGAGATCGCCCGCACAGCCCAGAAGAGCACAGAGACCATCTTTACCTTGTCTGATGCTGCTGGGACATCCATATTGGCATTTGAAAAAACAACGAGAGGCATGGAGCTGTTCATAGGCGGTTCCTACTGTTCTGTGAACGACATACTCACTAGCTCAGATATCACATCCAGCATGACGCCCATCTGCCTCACCTGGACCAAGTCTTCTGGCCATGTGGCAGTGTACTTTGGAGGCCGCTATAAAGCCAACACCTGCTCAACCTCTCAGGTTTACACCCTGCGGGGTGGGGATATCCTCCAGCTTGCAGGAAAAGGGTCAAGCTCAGTCAGTGTGGATGATCAGAATTTGGATGGCTTCATTTATAATTTCCGATTGTGGGATTACGCCATGCTCTTATCTGAGCTGTCTGCCCTCACCTGTGATGTTGTGGGTAATGTCGTTGACTGGGATCATCGCTTCTGGACTATCCCGGGCAGTTACACGCAGACTGACAGCACACTCAGCTGTA TCTGTTACCCAAATTGCATTCACTTAACAGCTTCAACTAGTG GCACTGCCATAGCAACTCTTTCCCCGGAAACCCCAGGTTGTGCCTCCCCCGGACTTGGCTGCCCAG CAACATTAACTGTTACCACCGCATCCATTGCCACCACTAACATGATTCCTACTAATGCAACAACCCACG CTATTACTACTACTCTTTCATACACAACTACTTCTAGCATGCCTCTAACCACAACTTCTG TTCTACTCATACCCACCACTAGTGCTAAAACAACAACTACAACTACTG AGGAAATTTTCTACAGAATATCCCTTGTGGTTATTGATGAACAAGCAAACACCCCCAGCGATGTTAAGATGATGATATCTCAATGG CTTAATCAAACGTTTCAGAACTGGATCTACAGAGTTTATGTTAATAGTGTCAG TCTCCAACCTGACACTGTTCTCTCAAGGGCCGCAACGATTCG ACAAACCTACATGGCCCTGCTGGTGTATAAGAATACCACTGATGCAAGTCTGACCGAGGCAGAGATTGAGAACAGGCTGAGAAATGCCCCTGTAATTGGAAATGGCTTAATATTGGACAGTGTGTTCGTGAATTTAATGG AAAACTGCCAGCCAGAGGAGTTCCCATTCCACTACAGATGGCCAGAGAGCAGACCCACAGTCACCCAGTATATCCCCTGCTTCCCTTACAAAGAGCAAAACGCATCCAGGACTTG CATGATTAGCCAGTATAATTACACATCATTTTGGGCTCTCCCTGACCGTGGAAACTGCACTAATATAACAAGCATTTCAGTTTCACAAG AGAATGCAATGGAAGTGGCCGTGCAGCTTGCTGACATCACTAATAATGAGCTCTCTAAGGAGGAGGTGGCACAGATTGTCTCCAAGTTGAAAGAGCTTGTGAACATAGCCAAAATCAACGCCACCCTGGCCAGCACTGTGGTCACTATCATCTCCAACGTCATGGTCAGCTCAGATGACGCTCAAAAGGACGCCTCAGAGAC AGCTCTCAAAGCAGTGGATGACATGGTGCATAAGATTGAATTTGATGGACCCTCACTGACCATCACATCCAAATATCTGGCTGTGGGAGTTTCTGCCCTCAACACCAGCAATTTTAATGGGACCACTTTCAGTGCGTTTATAGCCACAAACACGACAGACCCTCAG ATCGATTTTGAGTCTGAGGCCCAGAACGCTTTGGCTGTGGTCACTCTACCTCCAACACTGCTGCACAACCTGAGTAATTCACTAATGGAGAGAGTGTCCAGAATAAACTTTATGTTCTTCACCAAGACAGGGCTCTTTCAG CAATTTGGATCATTAATG gATCAGCAAAGTAATGGCAAGTCCTTGAACAGCTATGTGGTGGCTAGCAGTGTTGGCAACTTCACAATCAAAAACCTGCAGGATCCCGTCAAGATAGAGATTGCACATTTGGAGTACAAG AGAGATCCAAAGCCTCTTTGTGTGTTTTGGGATTTCAACCTTAAAAGTGAgg ATCGCACAGGGGGCTGGAATAGTGAAGGCTGTCTGGTCAGTCCGGAGTCCAACAGCAACAGGACCGTCTGCTTGTGTAATCACCTCACACACTTTGGCATTCTAATG GACATCTCTGGAGCTTCTGCGCAGATAGATGAGAAGAACAACAGGGTTCTTACCTTCATTACCTACATCGGCTGTGGCATCTCAGCCATTTTTTCAGCAGCAACACTGCTCACATACATCGCTTTTGA GAAGTTGCGGCGAGACTATCCTTCCAAGATCCTGATGAATCTCAGCACGTCACTGCTCTTCCTCAACATGGTGTTTCTTCTGGATGGCTGGTTGGCTTCGTACGACATTGAGGGATTGTGTGTGACAGTTGCTGTTTTTCTGCACTTTTTTCTTCTCACTTCCTTCACCTGGATGGGCTTGGAGTCCATCCACATGTACATTGCCCTGGTCAAGGTCTTCAACACCTACATCCGGCGATACATCCTCAAGTTTTGCATCGTGGGATGGG GTGTCCCTGCTGCAATTGTTGGAATTGTGTTGGCTGTGAGCAAAAATtcttatggaaaaaaatattatggaaAAGCAGAGAATGGACAGGGCACATCAGAATT TTGTTGGATTAATAGTCCGGTGGTATTCTACGTGACGTGCGTGGGCTACTTTTCCATGATCTTCCTGATGAATGTTGCCATGTTCATCGTGGTCATGATCCAGATCTGCGGGCGTAACGGCAAGCGCAGCAACCGAACACTCCGAGAGGAGATCTTACGTAACCTGCGAAGTGTGGTCAGCCTGACTTTCTTGCTGGGCATGACCTGGGGCTTTGCTTTTTTCGCCTGGGGTCCGGTCAGCCTGGCCTTCATGTACCTCTTCTCCATTTTCAACTCCTTACAGG gATTATTCATATTTGTGTTCCACTGTGCCCTGAAAGAAAATGTACAGAAGCAATGGAGAAGATATTTGTGCTGTGGAAAGTTCCGCTTGGCAGATAATTCAG ACTGGAGCAAGACTGCCACTAATAATACCAAGAAAGTGAGCTCTGATAACCTGGGAAAGTCCCTCTCCTCCAGTTCTTTTGGCTCCACTACAGCCAACTGGACGTCTAAAGCCAAAGCTACACTAAACCCCTTTGCCAGGCACAGTAATGCAG GTAAAAGTTTCTCCAATCAGAGCAGTCCCAAATGCAGCCCTTCCGACGGAGAGGCTTCCTCGTCCATCCTCCCCGTGCACCAGGTCTTGGACAAGGTAAAGGGCTACTGCTCCGTGCGCTCGGACAACTTCTACAAAAACATCATCATGTCAGACAGCTTTAGCAATAGCACTAAATTCTAG